A genomic stretch from Flavobacterium humidisoli includes:
- the rsmI gene encoding 16S rRNA (cytidine(1402)-2'-O)-methyltransferase yields MSKLYIVPTPIGNLEDMTFRAIRVLKEVDLILAEDTRTSGKLLKHFEIGTHMHSHHMHNEHKTTENLIARLKAGETIALISDAGTPAISDPGFLLTRACVENKIEVECLPGATAFVPALVNSGLPNDKFVFEGFLPDKKGRQTRFLALAEETRTMILYVSPHKLVKTLAEFIQYFGEDRQVCVSRELSKMHEENVRGTAKEVLAHFEKTAPRGEIVVVVAGKTITKEPKKSKFSKDEEE; encoded by the coding sequence ATGTCAAAATTATATATCGTTCCAACGCCAATTGGCAATCTTGAAGACATGACTTTTAGAGCCATTCGGGTTTTGAAAGAAGTCGATTTGATTTTGGCGGAAGATACAAGAACAAGCGGCAAACTCTTGAAGCATTTTGAAATTGGCACGCACATGCACAGCCATCATATGCACAACGAACACAAAACAACCGAAAACTTAATTGCACGTTTGAAAGCTGGCGAAACTATCGCTTTAATTTCAGACGCAGGAACTCCGGCAATTTCAGATCCCGGATTTTTATTGACTCGCGCTTGTGTCGAAAATAAAATTGAAGTGGAATGTCTTCCTGGCGCAACTGCTTTTGTTCCCGCGCTTGTAAATAGTGGGCTTCCAAATGACAAATTTGTTTTTGAAGGATTTCTGCCTGATAAAAAAGGGCGTCAAACTCGTTTTTTGGCTTTGGCCGAAGAAACCCGAACAATGATTTTATACGTTTCGCCACATAAACTCGTTAAAACGTTAGCCGAATTTATACAATATTTTGGAGAAGACAGACAAGTTTGCGTTTCGCGAGAATTATCAAAAATGCACGAAGAAAATGTTCGCGGAACCGCAAAAGAAGTTTTAGCACATTTTGAAAAAACAGCACCACGCGGCGAAATTGTCGTAGTCGTTGCCGGAAAAACAATAACAAAAGAACCTAAGAAAAGTAAGTTTTCTAAGGATGAAGAAGA